Below is a window of Methanobrevibacter sp. DNA.
GGGGTTTTGCCAAATTCTTGTTTTCACGATAATATGTGGAAATTCTATTTCTAGTATGCGGCGCTCTGTACATTCTTTTTCTTAAAAGACGCCTACTACTGCTTACACGCCTTATCACAAAAATCACTTATCTTCTGTTTAAATTTTTTGTAGCGGATTTATCTAGAGTAGCTTGAATTTCATCAATTCTTTCAACTACAACTTTTATGGCCTGTTCACCTTGACGGGTTGGGTTGATTCCTTGCTCTACAAGTAATGCATCCCTGATATCTCTTAATCTGTCAATTGAATCGATTTTCATTATTGTACTATAAAACATGAGAATCCTCCTTAACTAATTATAAGGTTTGATTTTTTTAATAAAAATATTTTATGATTAACGACAAATTATTTAACATGTTTGAAAAACAGCAAGTTATCTATCTGGCGGGAGGGTGCTTCTGGGGTGTTGAAGCATTCATTTCACGTCTTAAGGGAGTCAATCACACAGAAGTGGGCTATGCCAACGGAAGGGATTTGGCCCCTACATATGAAAAGGTCTGCAGCGGAAAAACAGGCCATGCAGAAACTGTAAAGGCGACATACAACCCTAAAATCATTACTTTGGAAAGCATTCTGGAGAATTTTTTCAGGATTATCGATCCCTATTCCAGAAACCGTCAGGGGGCTGATGTGGGAACACAATACCGTACAGGAATCTACTGGCAGGAAGACTCACAGATGAAGGATGTTTTGAGGTTTTTATCAACAAAGCAGAAGCTTTCAGCTCGAAGGATTGTAGTGGAGGCTCATGCCATTTCCAGTTTTTATCCGGCGGAGGAGTATCATCAGAAATACCTTGAGAAAAACCCTCAGGGATATTGTCATGTTGATTTAAATTTAATAGATGATAAAGAATTCGACCACTTGAGCCAAGAGGAATATGAAATAACACAGCTGTCTTTAACAGAACCTCCATTTGCCAACAAGTATGATGATTTTTTTGAGGATGGTGTATATGTGGATGTGGTTGATGGTGAAGTTCTCTTCTCTTCAGAGGACAAGTTCGACTCAGGGTGCGGATGGCCTGCATTTTCAAAACCCATATCCGAGGACGTGATTAAAAAACACAGGGACTTTTCACACGGAACAACCAGAATAGAGGTTAGAAGCGCAAAGGCAAACTCACATCTCGGCCATCTTTTCCACGACGGACCCGGAGGAAGTCCGCGCTACTGCATCAATTCAGCGGCCCTTAAATTCATACCGAAAGAGGAATTTGAAAAAGATAAATAATACAAAATATAGAAATATGATACAATGAAAATTGAAGACATAAAACATCCGGAGCTTAAAAATCACATCAACATGATTTATATGCACGGAGAAAATCAAAACCAGAAAGCTATTGAAAAAACCGAAGATGAAATAAGACAATACATCCGTGACAAATATTTCATAATTTCAACAGAAGATTCAAAGCCTGTAAAAATCCCATATGCCAATGACGGCGAATATCTGGTTCCCGTCTTTACCGACGAAGCCGAATACATCAACGGAATGCAGTACTTCTCATTGAATGTAATGGATGAAAATAAGGACTACATTATAGAAAAATTAGATTATTTTAAAAAATTAAAAGAAGATCCTAATTTCTTAGGATACATCGTAAATATTGCTCGTGTCAGCTATATAATTAACACTAGTCTTTTATGAAATCTT
It encodes the following:
- the msrA gene encoding peptide-methionine (S)-S-oxide reductase MsrA; translation: MINDKLFNMFEKQQVIYLAGGCFWGVEAFISRLKGVNHTEVGYANGRDLAPTYEKVCSGKTGHAETVKATYNPKIITLESILENFFRIIDPYSRNRQGADVGTQYRTGIYWQEDSQMKDVLRFLSTKQKLSARRIVVEAHAISSFYPAEEYHQKYLEKNPQGYCHVDLNLIDDKEFDHLSQEEYEITQLSLTEPPFANKYDDFFEDGVYVDVVDGEVLFSSEDKFDSGCGWPAFSKPISEDVIKKHRDFSHGTTRIEVRSAKANSHLGHLFHDGPGGSPRYCINSAALKFIPKEEFEKDK